The following coding sequences lie in one Cryptococcus gattii WM276 chromosome L, complete sequence genomic window:
- a CDS encoding uncharacterized protein (Similar to SGTC gene model, INSD accession EAL17701.1), with product MGAQSSKSIRKLPKSSLPKASPGTRVPPPPHQAPPPPVEEIEDEPSGPIDYGKILEGVKGQGKGQGRGSAGFTGEKDDAIRKDAMDPQFMQNLYKLGPVEIHDAGKFVPAQAQRTLRSRKAEYTSSSQIAPPGHLTFPFLASLLDSLKTLPPGSDPAPLYEKYGVDREKVEELRKWVNSVSVEEEDIVRVEEGNEIREMKAVWVGGVKKP from the exons ATGGGCGCTCAATCATCTAAAAGCATCCGCAAACTGCCaaaatcttctcttcccaaGGCATCACCTGGAACTCGCgttcctcctcctccacaTCAAGCGCCTCCCCCGCCGGTCGAAGAAATTGAGGATGAACCCAGTGGGCCGATCGATTATGGGAAGATATTGGAAGGTGTTAAGGGGCAAGGGAAAGGTCAAGGGCGAGGATCGGCGGGATTTACTGGcgagaaggatgatg CGATTAGGAAAGATGCGATGGATCCGCAATTCATGCAGAATCTGTATAAGCTTGGTCCTGTAGAGATACACGATGCTGGAAAGTTTGTG CCCGCACAAGCACAACGAACATTACGCTCACGCAAGGCTGAGTATACGTCTTCATCCCAAATTGCCCCCCCTGGCCATCTTactttccctttccttgCGTCATTGCTTGATAGCCTCAAAACCCTGCCACCTGGATCTGATCCTGCGCCATTGTATGAAAAATATGGAGTGGACAGGGAAAAGGTTGAAGAGTTGAGAAAATGGGTGAATAGCGTCAGtgtggaagaagaggatatCGTAAGAGTCGAAGAGGGAAACGAGATTCGAGAGATGAAGGCGGTTTGGGTTGGGGGTGTCAAGAAGCCATAA
- a CDS encoding uncharacterized protein (Similar to SGTC gene model, INSD accession EAL17698.1) — translation MSTLATANLSSDESDTEFIPEAPKSKRSRKPRAKRVGSGSASDSSSCSSSSASEGEDAEGDERAAKKAKLEEDAKIEAEERRKKAREEFERMKAESSGAPTESVKETEELVEIKRPRRFAGETIYETVRLRASDPEAVAYLNRLAAKPDHDEDKFDSAIKQPLPQQETPTPIPSAPSGQDKSTTDAKADVSVTASIVTPSVAARPKGPPRRKRQTLEQMSAALDKGKKMTTLEKSQMDWKSHTSSSASMEDELAANRRNGGFLEKKDFLDRVGERRAGAFSEQARTRRK, via the exons ATGTCGACACTTGCAACAGCCAACCTTTCATCAGACGAATCCGACACGGAATTCATTCCTGAAGCCCCCAAGTCGAAAAGAAGCCGCAAGCCTAGGGCAAAACGTGTCGGTTCGGGTTCCGCATCTGATAGCTCGAGTTGCTCTTCGAGCTCTGCCTCTGAGGGTGAGGATGCGGAGGGCGACGAAAGAGCCGCAAAAAAGGCGAAGCTGGAGGAAGATGCAAAAATTGAAGCAGAGGAGAGGCGAAAGAAAGCCAGGGAAGAGTTTGAAAGGATGAAGGCAGAGTCATCGGGAGCTCCCACAGAATCCGTCAAGGAAACGGAAGAGTTGGTAGAAATTAAGCGGCCTAGAAGATTTGCTGGTGAAACAATATA TGAGACTGTCAGGTTACGAGCTTCAGATCCAGAAGCTGTGGCGTACCTCAACCGTTTGGCTGCCAAGCCCGACCACGACGAAGACAAGTTTGACTCGGCCATTAAACAACCACTCCCCCAACAAGAAACACCAACTCCTATTCCATCTGCTCCTTCCGGTCAAGACAAGTCAACGACAGACGCTAAGGCAGATGTATCAGTCACAGCCTCAATTGTCACCCCTTCTGTGGCTGCTCGACCGAAAGGACCTCCTCGTCGAAAGCGCCAGACATTGGAACAAATGTCTGCAGCTCTAGAtaagggaaagaagatgacTACGCTTGAAAAG TCGCAGATGGACTGGAAAAGCCATACTTCATCGAGTGCTTCGATGGAGGATGAACTTGCCGCCAATCGGCGAAACGGTGGATttttggagaagaaggatttCTTGGATCGAGTAGGGGAGAGGCGTGCGGGGGCGTTCAGTGAACAAGCTAGAACCCGAAGGAAGTAA
- a CDS encoding uncharacterized protein (Similar to TIGR gene model, INSD accession AAW45084.1) → MTVVFLHALRPFNNNQPTMQDKPLSAERITEERAFIKRYTESLADYTVQYPADFSAPLHERPRKAPAIAIPVPNPPSADAMDVDAPSQDTVISLTVKSLKPSLTIPVTAQLTDTVSDLKSIISESSTSAPAPDAQRLLFKGKALTDTKLLKEYALESGATVHLLIKPPSAAPPSAPTPSISTSDATIPPPSSVAPHPPALTITTSVNESSQAGTSMPLTLADQVAPPLGPQPEVSSATFHHTISDPTFWQKIHALCVSEFNNEQEANSAWETFLVSMKGGLSAGEAAKIRDVVGVWGMGGQ, encoded by the exons ATGACCGTCGTCTTTCTCCACGCTCTCCGCCCATTTAA TAACAACCAGCCCACAATGCAGGACAAGCCCCTCTCAGCAGAAAGAATCACAGAAGAGCGCGCATTCATAAAGCGCTACACAGAAAGTCTCGCAGACTACACCGTCCAGTACCCTGCCGACTTTTCCGCACCTCTTCACGAAAGGCCCAGGAAAGCACCAGCCATCGCTATCCCAGTCCCAAACCCACCCTCGGCAGATGCCATGGATGTGGATGCTCCATCCCAAG ACACTGTCATCTCTCTCACTGTCAAATCACTCAAACCATCTCTCACCATTCCTGTTACCGCCCAGCTCACAGACACCGTCTCTGACCTCAAGTCCATCATTTCTGAATCATCAACCTCAGCACCTGCTCCAGACGCCCAGCGTCTCTTGTTCAAAGGGAAAGCTCTAACAGACACCAAGCTCTTGAAAGAGTATGCATTAGAGTCTGGGGCTACCGTTCATCTCCTCATCAAACCTCCTTCCGCCGCTCCTCCCTCCGCACCCACACCTTCCATTTCCACATCAGATGCTAccattcctcctccatcatcaGTCGCTCCCCACCCTCCTGCGTTGACCATCACTACCTCTGTCAACGAATCTTCCCAAGCTGGTACCTCTATGCCGCTCACCCTCGCAGATCAGGTTGCTCCCCCACTCGGTCCGCAACCAGAAGTGTCTTCAGCCACCTTCCACCACACTATTTCCGATCCTACGTTCTGGCAAAAGATACATGCCCTGTGTGTGAGCGAGTTTAATAACGAGCAAGAAGCCAATTCGGCCTGGGAGACGTTTTTGGTCAGCATGAAGGGCGGTCTAAGCGCCGGTGAGGCTGCTAAAATCAGGGATGTAGTTGGGGTCTGGGGTATGGGAGGACAATGA
- a CDS encoding uncharacterized protein (Similar to TIGR gene model, INSD accession AAW45082.1), giving the protein MPTRKTIIMVSVISLLLLYFFTCRTTSSHDTSAPNVPSREADGAAYRQRLVAVGDLHGDIDNAKRVLQMARIIGGDSKWVAGTDILVQTGDIVDRGAHADDIYRLMQSLRGQAASEGGKVVSILGNHEVMNAIGDWRYVTKDDIAKFGGTKARQHALSAEGSLGQEWLANYSITALVPISPHPSSPTFSFTHGSLRPSYANLTPYPAAINNLGHSLLTKALTPPMAPPYPPNPYSGLPKGTTHEEADLYAEGGPLWWRGLAEREEVQVCEWAKELRQKIGARRIIGGHTPNFERIVARCNASVIIIDTGISSAYGGVLSALEIIYTLTPIDRRGRDHSQDPFLLSTGSESMAGLKGRFIEREEVHAIYEKSKKWLALEEREVVLD; this is encoded by the exons ATGCCGACTCGTAAAACAATAATAATGGTCTCTGTAATCTCTTTGCTTCTGCTCTACTTTTTTACTTGTCGTACCACATCATCTCATGACACCTCTGCACCCAATGTACCATCTCGTGAGGCAGATGGGGCGGCCTACAGACAAAGGCTAGTAGCTGTTGGGGATCTACATGGCG ACATTGACAATGCCAAGAGAGTCCTTCAAATGGCTCGGATAATTGGCGGCGACTCTAAATGGGTTGCTGGGACAGACATCCTCGTTCAAACGGGAGACATTGTAGACCGGGGGGCTCACGCAGATGACATTTACCGGTTGATGCAATCATTGAGAGGCCAAGCTGCAAGTGAAGGAGGCAAGGTTGTGAGTATATTGGGCAACCACGAGGTGATGAACGCCATAGGAGATTGGAG GTACGTAACTAAGGACGACATAGCCAAATTTGGGGGTACGAAAGCCAGGCAGCATGCCTTGTCAGCCGAAGGATCGCTGGGGCAGGAATGGCTGGCAAA TTATTCGATAACAGCACTAGTGCCCATTTCACCCCATCCATCCTCGCCTACGTTTTCTTTCACCCATGGATCCCTTCGTCCCTCTTATGCGAATCTCACTCCCTATCCCGCAGCCATAAATAATCTTGGTCATTCCCTTTTAACCAAAGCACTCACGCCTCCCATGGCGCCACCCTACCCGCCCAACCCTTACTCCGGCTTGCCAAAGGGTACGACACATGAAGAAGCTGATCTGTATGCTGAGGGTGGACCGTTGTGGTGGAGAGGCTTAGCTGAAAGGGAGGAAGTGCAAGTATGTGAATGGGCAAAAGAATTGAGGCAAAAAATTGGTGCAAGGAGAATAATTGGG GGTCACACACCCAACTTTGAAAGGATTGTGGCAAGATGTAACGCATctgtcatcatcatcgacACTGGTATCTCTTCGGCATATGGGGGGGTTCTCTCGGCCCTTGAGATTATCTACACATTAACGCCTATTGATCGTCGTGGACGAGACCACAGTCAGGATCCTTTTTTGCTCTCTACCGGTAGCGAGTCCATGGCAGGTTTGAAAGGGCGATTCATCGAAAGGGAGGAAGTCCATGCTATCTATGAAAAATCAAAAAAGTGGCTGGCTCTTGAAGAGAGGGAAGTTGTGCTGGATTAG
- a CDS encoding uncharacterized protein (Similar to SGTC gene model, INSD accession EAL17697.1): MSVPHTPASVPRYPWSLSQSPSGPSRPPRTYPIPSIDSSVASPPLPPAPLNEYTSLQDLLQRAGYKETRVYTPEAEKVRKHIKKTLDDNEEEVNALYGTYGFDRTKGPGIQHAHQNVTEPIMPMKRSASILRSLALQAAARSKAAVKEGVPDNSWWTTWGKAQKISSPEAPTKVGLGLARNGEGVRKVQSAWDVEKGRGRRAETDSLPQEERPPLPQMRKTSTPHEMTAATGYITKETPTRPIDRDIFSSPPPPQALSDDAYGYCPLPDDYEAQCEEDEALYAMGVNDYDVYSIGSYSASESAHSTHSRTPSDDRAEREIKDFENEVDDGLLDEVNDVGKRLLANAVEYDEDLEYDSPPLRTWVLPQVDTPRPHEAPKIPLPSPPTEVIPHEEKVNSVHEPAKPLKYGDRATKLRLAHSTPNLKKADVQSPPLPAGWLGSIRNALLGSTQSPSPTPATSSWDPSIPIKVTAPTPAQPRLVTAGPVICDSASGDAEDLPPIPTPKAEQSSGPISLLRLRPSLAKLRDAVLGQQAEADRDDPLVLSPRMDWKQQGEQFAGWSPMRKKDDGSEGESLYSVRDEGVDFSKSFFYKPGTPPKAKASRNCQTPKANNTNPSRGLRKQRSIKLLHAALLLPVASSPIPPVPPIPSHLSTPKKRIPALAIQSPQAAQPRELILDGDEFNPQSVPGSDKRGRANAKKGNGVRRRKSKKKNVLKEGSP, from the coding sequence ATGAGCGTTCCTCACACTCCAGCTTCTGTCCCGCGATACCCTTGGTCCCTCTCCCAATCACCTTCCGGCCCATCCCGTCCTCCACGTACCTATCCTATTCCATCCATAGACTCCTCTGTCGCATCCCCGCCCCTTCCTCCGGCCCCATTGAATGAGTACACCTCTCTCCAGGACCTACTCCAGCGGGCAGGATACAAAGAGACTAGAGTGTACACCCCTGAAGCTGAGAAAGTAAGAAAACACATCAAAAAAACGTTGGACGATAATGAGGAGGAAGTCAATGCGCTTTATGGGACGTACGGATTTGACAGGACGAAAGGACCGGGCATCCAACATGCGCACCAGAATGTAACTGAACCTATCATGCCTATGAAGAGATCAGCATCTATTCTTCGGTCGCTGGCCCTTCAAGCGGCGGCCCGGTCCAAGGCTGCTGTCAAGGAGGGGGTTCCGGACAATTCCTGGTGGACAACGTGGGGGAAAGCCCAGAAGATTTCGTCCCCAGAAGCGCCCACGAAAGTCGGTCTAGGTCTTGCGAGAAATGGAGAAGGTGTACGGAAAGTCCAATCCGCTTGGGATGTAGAAAAAGGTAGAGGCAGGAGAGCCGAGACAGATTCTCTGCCCCAAGAAGAGCGGCCGCCTTTGCCTCAAATGAGGAAGACGAGCACTCCCCATGAGATGACAGCCGCCACAGGCTACATAACCAAGGAAACCCCAACTCGTCCAATCGACAGAGATATCTTTTCCTCGCCTCCGCCTCCGCAAGCTTTATCTGATGATGCGTATGGTTATTGTCCACTCCCTGATGACTACGAGGCCCAGTGCGAGGAAGACGAAGCTCTTTATGCTATGGGTGTAAATGATTACGATGTCTACTCTATCGGTTCGTATTCCGCCTCAGAATCTGCACACTCTACGCATAGCAGAACACCGAGTGACGACCGCGCTGAAAGAGAAATCAAGGACTTTGAGAATGAGGTGGATGATGGATTACTTGATGAAGTCAACGATGTTGGGAAGAGGTTGTTGGCAAATGCAGTCGAGTACGATGAAGATTTGGAATACGACTCTCCTCCTTTGAGGACGTGGGTTCTTCCGCAGGTAGACACTCCCCGTCCTCATGAGGCTCCGAAGatccctcttccttctccccctACAGAGGTCATTCCCCATGAGGAAAAGGTGAATAGCGTTCATGAACCGGCCAAGCCTTTGAAGTATGGTGATCGCGCAACCAAACTCCGTCTGGCTCATTCAACCCCTAACTTGAAAAAGGCCGACGTTCAAAgccctcctcttcctgccGGCTGGCTCGGGTCAATCCGCAACGCTCTTCTTGGTTCTACTCAATCCCCAAGCCCAACTCCTGCTACATCTTCTTGGGATCCTTCCATACCCATCAAAGTCACAGCGCCGACTCCTGCCCAACCTCGGCTCGTCACAGCTGGGCCAGTCATCTGTGATTCTGCTTCAGGAGACGCAGAGGACTTACCCCCAATTCCTACTCCAAAAGCTGAACAGTCTTCAGGACCGATTTCTCTTTTGCGCTTGCGACCATCCCTCGCGAAGCTGCGCGACGCTGTTTTGGGTCAGCAGGCAGAAGCCGATAGGGATGATCCCTTAGTGTTGAGCCCGAGGATGGATTGGAAGCAGCAAGGGGAACAGTTTGCTGGATGGAGCCCtatgaggaagaaggatgacGGAAGTGAGGGCGAATCCTTGTATAGTGTGAGAGATGAGGGTGTTGATTTCTCAAAATCTTTCTTCTACAAACCTGGAACGCCACCCAAAGCTAAAGCTTCAAGAAATTGTCAAACTCCAAAGGCCAATAATACCAACCCGTCTCGCGGGCTAAGGAAACAGCGATCAATCAAGTTGCTGCACGCTGCACTCCTACTTCCTGTCGCATCCAGCCCCATCCCTCCTGTCCCACCAATTCCTTCTCATCTTTCCACACCAAAAAAGCGCATACCAGCGCTTGCCATCCAGAGCCCACAAGCAGCGCAGCCAAGAGAGTTGATCTTGGATGGGGACGAGTTCAATCCGCAAAGTGTCCCAGGAAGTGATAAAAGGGGAAGGGCAAACGCGAAAAAGGGTAACGGGgtaagaagaagaaagagtaagaagaagaatgttTTGAAGGAAGGATCGCCGTGA
- a CDS encoding peroxisome assembly protein per8 (peroxin-10), putative (Similar to TIGR gene model, INSD accession AAW45079.1) codes for MDVPVASSSSHYPQSLPPSPYADFSFEPASQAQILRSHQRDTAQIHRLTELASEITRSLAGTRWLAQKQTLVDLLVKTIYLSLTLGRGCQTLGEEYTDILPYSPRRRSSPSKTRRFLTIMFLLFPTVLVSPASTSYMRTGGHSQPSSRWRIAREKIGEFLSSPLGKAIPELHMIVFLFRGRFFELARRLTGMSYISALPPTPPEQRPESYEPLGLLLLIPFIHRLLRPWLSSRAELPQPSSHETWIAHTIDSGKAAESAPVIDADTSYDSPNTYLTQEALELPERQCTLCLEPRGTGEGSGGTVAVTECGHVFCWGCLGGLEKLECPLCRQSLRMERLIAAYNL; via the exons ATGGACGTACCCGTAgcgtcttcttcatcccattatcctcaatctcttcctccgTCACCGTATGCCGATTTCTCCTTCGAACCTGCCTCGCAGGCCCAGATAT TGCGATCTCATCAAAGGGATACCGCTCAGATTCATCGACTTACGGAACTTGCATCGGAAATAACGAGGTCGTTGGCAG GAACTCGATGGCTGGCCCAGAAGCAGACATTAGTTGACCTACTTGTCAAAACAATTTATCTAAGTCTCACATTGGGTAGAGGGTGTCAGACACTGGGAGAAGAGTATACAGACATTCTCCCATATTCTCCAAGACGGAgatcttctccttccaaaACA AGACGATTTCTCACGATCATGTTTCTGCTTTTCCCAACAGTCCTTGTGTCGCCTGCATCTACCAGCTATATGCGTACTGGCGGACATTCACAACCGTCTTCCAGGTGGAGGATAGCAAGGGAGAAGATTGGAGAGTTCCTAAGTTCTCCGCTTGGCAAGGCGATCCCAGAACTACACATGATAGTATTCTTATTTCGAGGACGATTTTTCGAACTTGCGAGACGACTTACAGGCATGTCATAT ATATCGGCTCTACCGCCCACGCCACCCGAACAACGGCCCGAATCATACGAGCCTCTTGGCCTCCTCCTGCTCATTCCGTTCATACACCGTTTGCTCCGTCCCTGGCTGAGTTCGCGAGCTGAATTGCCACAGCCATCTAGTCACGAAACATGGATAGCGCATACTATTGATAGTGGGAAGGCGGCAGAGAGTGCGCCAGTAATTGATGCCGATACATCTTATGATTCACCCAACACGTATCTCACTCAAGAAGCTCTCGAGCTTCCCGAACGTCAGTGTACCTTATGTCTCGAGCCTAGGGGCACTGGAGAAGGCAGTGGAGGGACGGTTGCCGTGACTGAATGTGGACATGTGTTCTGTTGGGGATGTCTAGGTGGCCTTGAAAAG CTGGAATGCCCTTTGTGCAGACAGTCATTACGGATGGAAAGGCTTATCGCAGCATACAATCTATAG
- a CDS encoding Hypothetical Protein (Similar to TIGR gene model, INSD accession AAW45083.1): protein MATYNPVGPTALSLPIFKKLANRRVVLASASPRRKEIFANAGFFPEIVPSTFAEDLPHSRFQGHLADYPIATGAEKAMEVYERLVKQDAENPPDLVISADTVVVFPPEKDTAEGGSAHGEVSEILEKPINKDEQVSLGHMSGRKLYPTVEYPGFKVHSISCSTLVKFYDNTPQTIQAYVDSSEGIDRAGGFAIQGLGGILIEGIEGNYDNCVGFPSAPFWRWMSELDADGVFDEAWE, encoded by the exons ATGGCCACCTACAACCCTGTCGGCCCCACCGCTCTCTCCCTTCCCATATTCAAGAAACTCGCCAACCGACGCGTCGTCCTGGCCTCTGCAAGTCCCCGCCGTAAAGAGATATTTGCCAATGCT GGTTTCTTTCCTGAGATTGTCCCATCGACTTTTGCAGAGGATCTTCCCCACTCGAGGTTCCAAGGCCACTTGGCAGATTACCCTATAGCCACTGGGGCTGAAAAG GCAATGGAAGTCTATGAGCGTCTTGTCAAGCAAGATGCCGAAAACCCTCCTGATCTTGTCATATCAG CGGATACGGTTGTAGTCTTCCCACCCGAGAAAGATACAGCCGAAGGCGGTTCTGCTCACGGAGAAGTTTCGGAAATTTTGGAAAAGCCCATAAACAAGGACGAACAGGT AAGCTTGGGACACATGTCTGGAAGGAAGT TGTATCCTACAGTTGAATATCCGGGATTCAAAGTCCA CTCCATTTCTTGCTCAACTTTGGTCAAGTTTTACGACAACACT CCCCAGACGATCCAGGCGTATGTGGACTCAAGTGAGGGGATAGATCGTGCTGGAGGTTTTGCCATTCAA GGATTGGGAGGAATCCTGATTGAGGGTATAGAAGGCAACTATGACAACTGCGTCGG ATTTCCCTCTGCACCATTCTGGCGGTGGATGTCGGAGCTTGATGCGGACGGCGTTTTCGATGAAGCATGGGAATGA